A section of the Streptomyces sp. CG1 genome encodes:
- a CDS encoding multicopper oxidase family protein — MTSRRRVLGMLAGGAAGLAVPAGAAAYAHWTGERTGKVLASRIRLPKPFTVPLPTPPRARPARSTRTADHYELTQRAAPVEILPGTRTTVWGYDGIFPGPTITARSGRSTSVQLLNSLTVPTSMHLHGGVTPPQSDGYPTDVVVPALCGDTFNGGRMQRMGHGMHTAASDWTVSQGSKTYEYPLMQRAATLWYHDHRMDFSAPQVWRGLAGFFLVHDAEEDALPLPGGDRDLPLMLCDRSFEADGSFRYPGHDLSCTATPGVQDAYMDGVLGDVQLVNGAPWPEAEIPAARHRLRLLNASNARRYHLRLELEGGGTLPVTQIGGDAGLLGAPQWLDAIPMAPAERFDIVVDFSRCPVGSHVTLVNTVADGRMRQVMRFRIARRAKDDSHVPARLSSYAPLAPATAVTTRHFDFRRTDDRWTINDRPFNAAETLARPRLGTVERWRLSSDFHHPVHLHLAHFQVLSRGGRPPKATDAGWKDTVDVRPYEVVEVLARFDGYRGRYMLHCHNLEHEDMAMMANFEVV; from the coding sequence GTGACGTCACGACGACGGGTGTTGGGCATGCTCGCGGGTGGCGCGGCGGGCCTCGCGGTGCCCGCGGGCGCGGCCGCCTACGCCCACTGGACCGGCGAGCGCACCGGCAAAGTCCTCGCCAGCCGTATCCGGCTGCCGAAGCCGTTCACCGTGCCTTTGCCGACCCCGCCCCGCGCCCGCCCGGCGCGCAGCACCCGCACCGCCGACCACTATGAACTGACACAGCGCGCGGCCCCGGTGGAGATCCTGCCCGGCACCCGCACGACCGTCTGGGGCTACGACGGGATCTTCCCCGGCCCCACGATCACCGCACGCTCAGGACGCAGCACCTCGGTCCAACTCCTCAACTCCCTGACCGTGCCGACCTCGATGCACCTGCACGGCGGCGTCACACCCCCGCAGTCCGACGGCTACCCCACGGACGTGGTCGTACCCGCCCTGTGCGGCGACACCTTCAACGGCGGCCGCATGCAGCGCATGGGCCACGGTATGCACACCGCCGCCTCTGACTGGACCGTCTCGCAGGGCAGCAAGACGTACGAGTACCCGCTGATGCAGCGGGCCGCGACCCTCTGGTACCACGACCACCGGATGGACTTCAGCGCCCCGCAGGTCTGGCGCGGCCTCGCCGGGTTCTTCCTGGTCCACGACGCCGAGGAGGACGCGCTCCCGCTGCCCGGCGGCGACCGCGACCTGCCCCTGATGCTGTGCGACCGGTCCTTCGAGGCGGACGGCTCCTTCCGCTACCCCGGCCACGACCTCTCCTGCACCGCTACCCCCGGCGTCCAGGACGCCTACATGGACGGTGTCCTGGGCGACGTACAACTGGTCAACGGTGCACCCTGGCCCGAGGCCGAGATCCCGGCCGCCCGCCACCGCCTGCGTCTCCTCAACGCCTCCAACGCCCGCCGATACCACCTCCGCCTGGAGCTGGAAGGCGGCGGCACACTGCCCGTCACCCAGATCGGCGGTGATGCCGGACTCCTGGGCGCACCCCAGTGGCTCGACGCCATCCCCATGGCACCGGCCGAACGCTTCGACATCGTCGTCGACTTCTCACGATGCCCGGTCGGCAGCCACGTCACCCTGGTCAACACCGTGGCCGACGGCCGGATGCGGCAGGTCATGCGCTTCCGTATCGCCCGCAGGGCGAAGGACGACAGCCACGTCCCGGCCCGCCTCTCTTCCTACGCGCCGCTCGCCCCGGCCACCGCCGTCACCACCCGGCACTTCGACTTCCGCCGCACCGACGACCGGTGGACCATAAACGACCGCCCGTTCAACGCCGCCGAGACCCTGGCCCGCCCGCGCCTCGGCACTGTCGAACGCTGGCGCCTGAGCAGCGACTTCCACCACCCGGTTCATCTCCACCTGGCCCACTTCCAGGTCCTCTCGCGCGGCGGCCGCCCTCCCAAGGCCACCGACGCGGGCTGGAAGGACACCGTCGACGTCCGCCCGTACGAAGTGGTCGAGGTCCTCGCCCGCTTCGACGGCTACCGTGGCCGCTACATGCTGCACTGCCACAACCTGGAGCACGAGGACATGGCGATGATGGCGAACTTCGAGGTGGTCTGA
- a CDS encoding cupin domain-containing protein, with the protein MTTQGQPAPEFMHVAQGEGDARWVFRDHYTFKAEKKDTGGGFSLLEVVLHPGSGAPPHTHHGEDEAAYILEGSLEVRCDGRVEVVGTGSFVFLPRGKAHSYQVLGDVPVKLLAWYTPGGAEGYFKKLGSSAANGEPRPPAERLAIDSLTASKVSQEFNVDR; encoded by the coding sequence GTGACCACTCAGGGACAACCGGCTCCAGAATTCATGCACGTCGCTCAGGGCGAGGGTGACGCGAGGTGGGTATTCCGCGACCACTACACTTTCAAGGCGGAGAAGAAGGACACGGGCGGGGGGTTCAGCCTGCTGGAAGTAGTGCTCCACCCCGGTTCGGGCGCCCCACCGCACACTCACCACGGGGAGGACGAGGCCGCCTACATTCTCGAAGGTAGCCTGGAAGTCCGTTGCGATGGCCGCGTTGAGGTGGTCGGGACGGGATCCTTCGTATTCCTGCCTCGCGGAAAGGCCCACAGCTACCAAGTCCTCGGCGACGTGCCGGTCAAGCTGCTGGCCTGGTACACGCCGGGCGGCGCCGAAGGCTACTTCAAAAAGCTGGGCAGCTCGGCCGCCAACGGGGAGCCCCGGCCACCAGCCGAGCGGTTGGCGATCGACTCCTTGACGGCCAGCAAGGTCTCCCAGGAATTCAATGTGGACCGCTAG
- a CDS encoding tetratricopeptide repeat protein gives MWTASLPAALARTVVDQFTTIRDDDHPFAVAARHLLVECLLHTGDLAGAEEQATLVRQMRTAWLGADHPYTITISCDLARVLATAGRPEEARPLAAQILPASVRVLGDDNTHTKRLRELAA, from the coding sequence ATGTGGACCGCTAGCCTCCCCGCAGCCCTGGCTCGCACGGTCGTCGACCAGTTCACCACCATTCGCGACGACGACCATCCTTTCGCCGTGGCCGCCCGCCACCTGCTTGTCGAGTGCCTGCTCCACACCGGCGACCTGGCGGGCGCCGAAGAACAGGCCACACTCGTACGGCAGATGCGCACCGCGTGGCTCGGCGCTGATCACCCCTACACGATCACCATCAGCTGTGACCTCGCCCGAGTCCTTGCGACCGCCGGCCGGCCGGAGGAAGCCCGGCCCCTCGCCGCCCAGATCCTCCCCGCCTCCGTGCGCGTCCTCGGCGACGACAACACCCACACCAAACGGCTCCGCGAATTGGCCGCGTAA
- a CDS encoding nuclear transport factor 2 family protein has translation MAVNELDPVVAKFVDALNAGDSNGFFGLLTPDATMSDDGADRDLRDWVQSEVFASGGRMDVESVADGGTALVANYTNDRWGAMRTAWHFTVSGDKISRFETGQA, from the coding sequence ATGGCGGTAAACGAGTTGGACCCGGTTGTAGCGAAGTTCGTGGACGCGCTCAATGCTGGCGACAGCAACGGATTCTTTGGCCTGCTGACGCCGGATGCGACCATGAGCGACGACGGTGCCGATCGCGATCTCCGCGATTGGGTCCAAAGCGAAGTCTTCGCAAGCGGTGGCCGTATGGACGTCGAATCGGTGGCGGACGGTGGAACCGCGCTGGTGGCCAATTACACCAACGACCGCTGGGGTGCCATGCGCACCGCATGGCACTTCACGGTGTCAGGTGACAAGATCTCCCGCTTCGAGACGGGGCAAGCCTGA
- a CDS encoding M12 family metallo-peptidase, producing the protein MSPLRPSRPSRSSRRARLVAACVAVALAGSSLTAAAGVSAAPLAAAEPSPAGSGKEVLRERTLPLDTAPFRGLCSAAPFGQPREHSFDFFDDVCVTAVEDGLESEEGTVTWSGHAKGSPEHSVVLSMRGLCTAGSGADAALEAVADLGTRVYRMETIPGRPARVRITEEDPSHREPHAPDDDVMTSAPASRLRKSLEGRAPATVAAPVVIDVIAGYTRQAVTQVGGVQQVVDTIRWSERKMNEALADSGVPASIDIIGTYDTGYGGDNTSSTMFKKLSDPRDPELGATAAGLRDRYGADLITVVNRVGPGQSSGQGSLPTSGRFNPSDAFSVVDIRSMTDWYNLGHEIGHNLGLFHDRTTLNQQAPDGSWQRLLNAPFATGWVTPRHNFHTLMAYSSACGMPCTAVNQYSNTENSINGQPLGDANNNNAAMARLSAPVLAGYRKLTFARTRYPLTLDSTAGGSTRPAVYGPYAPGTVVAVTAYPQAGYRHAGWIYDGVQYTRGGQVNVTMNSPHKLTAVFVRS; encoded by the coding sequence ATGAGCCCGCTTCGCCCCTCCCGGCCCTCCCGTTCTTCCCGCCGTGCACGTCTGGTCGCGGCGTGCGTGGCCGTGGCCCTGGCCGGCTCGTCTCTCACCGCGGCTGCCGGTGTCTCGGCTGCTCCACTGGCCGCGGCTGAGCCCTCGCCAGCCGGGTCGGGAAAGGAGGTGCTGCGCGAGCGCACCCTCCCCCTTGACACCGCGCCCTTCCGTGGCCTGTGCAGTGCTGCTCCCTTCGGTCAGCCCCGGGAGCACAGCTTCGACTTTTTCGACGACGTCTGCGTCACGGCGGTCGAGGACGGGTTGGAGAGCGAGGAGGGAACTGTCACCTGGAGCGGTCACGCCAAGGGCTCCCCTGAGCACAGTGTCGTCCTCTCGATGCGCGGCCTGTGTACGGCAGGTTCGGGCGCGGACGCAGCGCTGGAAGCTGTCGCGGACCTCGGGACGAGGGTCTACCGCATGGAGACCATCCCCGGTCGGCCCGCCCGGGTCCGCATCACCGAGGAAGACCCCAGCCACCGCGAGCCCCATGCACCCGACGACGACGTCATGACTTCCGCCCCAGCCTCCCGGCTCAGGAAGTCCCTCGAGGGCAGGGCCCCGGCCACAGTCGCAGCCCCCGTGGTCATCGACGTGATTGCCGGGTACACCCGGCAGGCCGTGACCCAGGTGGGAGGCGTGCAGCAGGTCGTCGACACCATCCGGTGGTCCGAGCGGAAGATGAACGAGGCGCTCGCCGACAGCGGCGTACCGGCGAGTATCGACATCATCGGGACCTACGACACCGGATACGGCGGCGACAACACCTCCTCCACGATGTTCAAAAAGCTCTCCGATCCCCGGGACCCGGAACTCGGGGCCACCGCCGCCGGCCTGCGCGACCGCTACGGGGCGGACCTGATCACCGTCGTCAACCGCGTCGGCCCCGGCCAGTCCTCCGGGCAGGGCAGCCTGCCGACGAGCGGCCGGTTCAACCCCTCCGACGCGTTCTCCGTCGTCGACATCCGCTCGATGACCGACTGGTACAATCTCGGCCACGAGATCGGCCACAACCTCGGCCTCTTCCACGACCGCACCACCCTGAACCAACAGGCCCCGGACGGCTCCTGGCAGCGGTTGCTCAACGCCCCGTTCGCAACCGGATGGGTCACCCCGCGACACAACTTCCACACCCTGATGGCGTACTCCAGCGCGTGCGGCATGCCCTGCACGGCCGTCAACCAGTACTCCAACACCGAGAACTCCATCAACGGCCAGCCCTTGGGCGATGCGAACAACAACAACGCGGCCATGGCACGGCTTTCCGCACCGGTCCTGGCCGGTTACCGCAAACTGACCTTCGCCAGGACCCGCTACCCCCTGACCCTCGACTCCACCGCGGGCGGAAGCACCCGCCCGGCCGTGTACGGCCCCTATGCGCCAGGCACTGTCGTCGCGGTCACCGCGTACCCGCAGGCGGGCTACCGCCACGCGGGGTGGATCTACGACGGGGTGCAGTACACACGGGGCGGCCAGGTCAACGTCACCATGAACTCCCCCCACAAGCTGACCGCCGTCTTCGTCCGCTCCTGA